In Pelmatolapia mariae isolate MD_Pm_ZW linkage group LG2, Pm_UMD_F_2, whole genome shotgun sequence, one DNA window encodes the following:
- the LOC134634071 gene encoding cephalotoxin-like protein, whose product MASPRWSTSMLLASLILLLYWTTSSARSYDSTSTDLSPPHRVRRTLPFRTREEVAASMQTAKDVLNFINDRIGKKNTEKLSRVLKGISNIASMAPVIGGLVSSIVNVVLAFVPQENPLNELREGFAEVNRKLDSLSLQISNLATDVEWFNYASVYSQDEVRILNAWKKFEEFRENSGLVNTAEDKLRLAEIFTNYYENTAVEASVANLYHYLTVSSTSLSGNLNDLLRKKFKCNIGEIGKYNIYFSSLLWRGMVLNQLYWDLIGFSSSRKQAVQTEMFKTVSEAQISAVKFCMKNYAQYMEKDVEEISKAMSPDNKTAIAYQVKTFLDKKYNWYNWVVLVYNTDQEQNYIYRYNMTNVPVGEITVAVDYTQKTNEERKEEVKNQLSSCYKESYRYSSLNTGPVLAPKLCEDFEHKKLCSHEVAGVPVTEYIKVMYSSYSTANDFVVDPNALQSFRCEWGSFRLYKIHIYYSKSLPVCDPDPCKNKGECQRLLDSNEWLCECPDGFYGDTCEKEFNIRNDAGTDLQHPVPDISTLDVKLDKMESKLQEILNKLNE is encoded by the coding sequence ATGGCGTCTCCACGGTGGTCTACCTCCATGCTGTTGGCTTCACTGATCCTTCTTCTTTACTGGACGACCTCCTCTGCTCGGTCATATGACTCCACCTCCACCGACCTGTCTCCACCACACAGGGTAAGAAGAACCCTGCCTTTCCGCACCAGAGAGGAGGTCGCAGCATCTATGCAGACTGCAAAAGATGTTCTGAATTTCATCAACGACAGGattggaaagaaaaacactgaaaagttGTCACGTGTGTTGAAGGGGATCTCCAATATCGCCAGCATGGCACCCGTTATCGGAGGTCTGGTCTCATCCATTGTCAATGTGGTTTTGGCCTTTGTCCCTCAAGAAAACCCTCTGAATGAGCTGAGAGAAGGGTTTGCTGAGGTGAACAGGAAACTggactctctctccctccagaTCTCCAACCTGGCAACAGATGTAGAATGGTTCAACTACGCCAGCGTCTATTCTCAAGATGAGGTCCGCATCCTCAACGCCTGGAAGAAGTTTGAAGAGTTCCGTGAGAACAGTGGGTTGGTAAACACTGCTGAAGACAAACTCCGACTGGCAGAGATATTCACCAACTACTATGAGAACACAGCAGTTGAGGCCAGTGTGGCCAACCTCTACCATTACCTGACAGTCAGCAGCACGTCTCTCAGTGGAAACCTCAACGACCTGCTGAGGAAGAAGTTTAAATGTAACATTGGTGAGATCGGTAAATATAACATATATTTCAGCAGCTTGCTGTGGAGGGGGATGGTACTCAACCAGCTCTACTGGGATCTCATTGGTTTTAGCTCATCAAGAAAACAAGCTGTACAAACTGAGATGTTCAAGACCGTCTCTGAAGCTCAGATATCAGCTGTGAAGTTCTGTATGAAAAACTATGCACAGTACATGGAGAAGGACGTGGAGGAGATCAGCAAAGCAATGAGTCCTGACAACAAAACCGCCATTGCTTACCAGGTGAAAACATTTCTGGACAAAAAGTACAACTGGTATAACTGGGTGGTGCTGGTGTACAACACAGACCAGGAGCAAAACTACATCTATAGATATAACATGACAAATGTCCCTGTGGGTGAGATCACTGTGGCTGTGGACTATACTCAGAAAACAAacgaagaaagaaaagaagaagttaaGAATCAGTTGAGTTCTTGTTACAAGGAGAGCTATAGGTATTCTAGTTTAAATACAGGACCTGTGTTAGCACCTAAGCTGTGTGAGGATTTTGAACATAAAAAACTGTGCAGTCATGAGGTGGCTGGTGTTCCTGTCACAGAGTATATCAAAGTGATGTACAGCAGCTATTCAACTGCTAATGACTTTGTTGTAGACCCAAATGCCCTGCAGAGTTTCAGATGTGAATGGGGCAGTTTCAGACTATACAAAATCCACATCTATTACTCCAAATCCTTACCCGTCTGTGACCCTGATCCCTGTAAGAACAAAGGAGAGTGTCAGAGGCTGCTGGACTCCAATGAATGGCTGTGTGAGTGCCCAGATGGTTTCTATGGAGACACATGTGAAAAGGAATTCAACATCAGGAACGACGCAGGGACCGATTTACAACATCCTGTGCCTGACATCAGCACCCTCGATGTCAAACTGGACAAGATGGAGTCCAAACTGCAGGAGATTCTCAACAAGCTAAATGAGTGA
- the LOC134634074 gene encoding uncharacterized protein LOC134634074 — protein MASPQWSTSMLLASLILLLYWTTSSAQSRDSTSTDLSALDRFKRILSEDTKDKTEKVLNVVKDSLSVMKDVLDSIRTDNIAGVLKGISGFASLAPGIGSLVSSIIMLVFVFIPQRDPLKEGFAEVNRKLDSLSLQISNLATDVEWFNYASVYSQDEVRILNAWKKFEEFRENSGLVNTAEDKLRLAEIFTNYYENTAVEASVANLYHYLTVSSTSLSGNLNDLLRKKFKCSIREIGKYNIYFSSLLWRGMVLNQLYWDLIGFNPSDKEAEQTKMFKTVSKAQISCGPHLFFTPHCAIFRCLSPQTSSLFRASCVSSLLTCFIAFKNGLFNMHSKRRMFIGSWTSLN, from the coding sequence ATGGCGTCTCCACAGTGGTCTACCTCCATGCTGTTGGCTTCACTGATCCTCCTTCTTTACTGGACGACCTCCTCTGCTCAGTCACGTGACTCCACCTCCACCGACCTCTCAGCCCTCGACAGGTTCAAGAGAATCCTGTCTGAAGACACcaaagacaaaacagaaaaagtccTAAATGTTGTAAAAGACTCTCTAAGTGTAATGAAAGATGTGTTGGATTCCATTAGAACTGACAATATAGCAGGTGTGTTGAAGGGGATCTCTGGCTTTGCCAGCTTGGCGCCTGGCATCGGATCTCTTGTCTCTTCAATCATTATGTTGGTCTTCGTTTTTATCCCTCAGCGTGACCCGTTGAAGGAAGGGTTTGCTGAGGTGAACAGGAAACTGGACTCGCTCTCCCTCCAGATCTCCAACCTGGCAACAGATGTAGAATGGTTCAACTACGCCAGCGTCTATTCTCAAGATGAGGTCCGCATCCTCAACGCCTGGAAGAAGTTTGAAGAGTTCCGTGAGAACAGTGGGTTGGTAAACACTGCTGAAGACAAACTCCGACTGGCAGAGATATTCACCAACTACTATGAGAACACAGCAGTTGAGGCCAGTGTGGCCAACCTCTACCATTACCTGACAGTCAGCAGCACGTCTCTCAGTGGAAACCTCAACGACCTGCTGAGGAAGAAGTTTAAATGTAGCATTAGAGAGATCGGTaaatataacatatattttagCAGCTTGTTGTGGAGGGGGATGGTACTCAACCAGCTCTACTGGGATCTGATTGGTTTTAACCCATCAGACAAAGAAGCTGAACAAACCAAGATGTTCAAGACCGTCTCCAAGGCTCAGATCAGCTGTGGTCCCCACCTGTTCTTCACGCCACACTGTGCCATCTTTCGCTGTCTCAGTCCCCAAACAAGCTCTCTTTTTAGAGCTTCCTGTGTTTCATCACTCTTGACATGCTTCATAGCATTCAAAAATGGACTATTCAACATGCACAGCAAACGGAGGATGTTCATTGGTTCATGGACCTCCCTGAACTAA